Proteins encoded in a region of the Rothia mucilaginosa genome:
- the sufC gene encoding Fe-S cluster assembly ATPase SufC — protein sequence MSTLEIKDLHVSVILDDETTKPILKGVNLTINSGEIHAIMGPNGSGKSTLASTIAGHPKYQVDSGQILLDGEDITEMSVDERARAGLFLAMQYPVEIPGVTMSNFLRSAKTAVDGKAPSLRTWTKDVKEAMKNLEIDPAFIARNVNEGFSGGEKKRHEILQLELLKPKFGILDETDSGLDVDALKIVSEGVNRAHDENDMGVMLITHYTRILRYIKPQFVHVFVDGKMVDQGGPELADRLEEEGYVAYVGKK from the coding sequence ATGTCTACTCTTGAAATCAAGGACCTTCACGTCTCGGTTATCCTCGACGACGAAACCACCAAGCCCATCCTGAAGGGCGTTAACCTGACCATCAACTCGGGCGAGATTCACGCAATCATGGGCCCGAACGGTTCCGGTAAGTCCACTCTGGCTTCCACCATTGCTGGCCACCCCAAGTACCAGGTTGATTCCGGTCAGATCCTGCTCGACGGTGAGGACATCACCGAGATGAGCGTGGACGAGCGTGCACGCGCAGGCCTGTTCCTGGCTATGCAGTACCCGGTTGAGATCCCCGGTGTGACCATGTCCAACTTCCTGCGTTCCGCTAAGACCGCTGTGGACGGCAAGGCTCCCTCCCTGCGTACCTGGACTAAGGACGTTAAGGAAGCCATGAAGAACCTGGAGATTGACCCCGCGTTCATCGCACGTAACGTGAACGAGGGCTTCTCCGGTGGTGAGAAGAAGCGCCACGAGATCCTTCAGCTGGAGCTGCTCAAGCCCAAGTTCGGCATCCTGGACGAGACCGACTCCGGTCTGGACGTTGACGCACTGAAGATCGTGTCTGAGGGCGTTAACCGTGCGCACGACGAGAACGACATGGGCGTCATGCTGATTACCCACTACACCCGCATCCTGCGCTACATCAAGCCGCAGTTCGTGCACGTGTTCGTGGACGGCAAGATGGTTGACCAGGGCGGCCCCGAGCTGGCTGACCGCCTGGAAGAAGAGGGCTACGTAGCTTACGTAGGTAAGAAGTAA
- a CDS encoding HD domain-containing protein has translation MSNNYYKEMVRLADSIADKAHEGQTDRNGWPYISHPRRVALGVRKLASELAAATHPDISLEELKAEAQIVALLHDTVEDTGVSLAFLARHFSARIVDAIEALTRRPGESRESYLSRVRVNDLARLVKLADIADNTDPQRLALLEEPTRTCLMIKYEHSLKLLHLND, from the coding sequence ATGTCGAATAACTACTACAAAGAGATGGTTCGCCTGGCAGACAGCATTGCTGATAAGGCGCATGAGGGGCAGACTGACCGTAACGGCTGGCCCTATATCTCCCACCCTCGCCGTGTGGCTCTTGGGGTGCGTAAGCTTGCTAGTGAGTTGGCTGCCGCAACTCACCCTGATATCTCTTTGGAGGAGCTGAAGGCTGAAGCGCAGATCGTGGCGCTGCTGCATGACACGGTGGAGGATACCGGCGTTTCTCTCGCTTTCTTGGCGCGTCATTTCTCGGCGCGTATTGTGGATGCGATTGAGGCTTTGACCCGCCGCCCGGGTGAGTCGCGTGAGTCGTATCTGAGCCGGGTGCGTGTGAATGATTTGGCTCGTCTGGTGAAGCTTGCCGATATTGCGGATAATACTGACCCGCAGCGTTTGGCTCTTCTGGAGGAACCGACTCGTACCTGCCTCATGATTAAGTACGAGCACTCGCTGAAGCTGCTGCACCTGAACGACTAG
- a CDS encoding ABC-F family ATP-binding cassette domain-containing protein, with translation MIAVQNLELRAGARLLMEEVTFRIDKGDKIGLVGRNGAGKTTMTKVLAGLTLPADGTVTRSGTIGYLPQDPKVDDMSQLARDRILSARGLDGVARKMRQAQEDMASEDPAVRAKGMRRYDRLEAEFIAGGGYAAESEAAVITSNLDLPERVLAQPLSTLSGGQRRRVELARILFSNADTMLLDEPTNHLDADSVLWLRDFLKNFSGGLMVISHDVELMELVVNRVFYLDANRCVIDQYNMGWKNYLLQREQDEHRRKRERANAQKKANALMEQANKMRAKATKAVAAQQMIKRAEKLLRGLEEERQSDKVAAIRFPDPAPCGKTPLSAQGLSKSYGSLEIFTDVDLAIDRGSRVVVLGLNGAGKTTLLRMLAGSTQPDTGEVVYGHGAKLGYFAQEHEILDGDRTVFENMKSAAPDLDDTRVRTILGSFLFSGDDVDKPAGVLSGGEKTRLSLATLVASSANVLLLDEPTNNLDPASREEILNALKAYQGAIVMVSHDEGAVEALDPERVLLLPDAVEDLWSKDYQDLISLA, from the coding sequence ATGATTGCTGTACAGAACCTCGAATTGCGTGCAGGCGCGCGCCTGCTCATGGAAGAGGTCACCTTCCGCATCGATAAGGGCGACAAGATCGGTCTGGTGGGCCGCAACGGTGCCGGTAAGACCACTATGACTAAGGTGCTTGCCGGTCTGACCCTGCCCGCTGACGGTACGGTGACCCGCAGCGGCACTATCGGCTACCTTCCACAGGACCCGAAGGTGGATGACATGAGCCAGCTGGCTCGTGACCGCATCCTCTCGGCGCGTGGCCTGGACGGTGTGGCGCGCAAGATGCGTCAGGCGCAGGAGGACATGGCGAGTGAGGACCCGGCGGTGCGTGCTAAGGGTATGCGCCGCTACGACCGCCTGGAGGCTGAGTTCATTGCCGGCGGCGGCTACGCGGCGGAGTCGGAGGCGGCGGTCATCACCTCCAACCTGGACCTGCCGGAGCGTGTGCTCGCCCAGCCGCTGTCCACTCTGTCGGGCGGTCAGCGTCGCCGTGTGGAGCTGGCGCGTATTCTCTTCTCCAATGCGGACACCATGCTGCTGGACGAGCCGACCAACCACCTGGATGCCGACTCGGTTCTGTGGCTGCGCGATTTCTTGAAGAACTTCTCGGGCGGCCTGATGGTCATTAGCCACGATGTTGAGCTGATGGAACTGGTCGTCAACCGCGTCTTCTACCTGGACGCGAACCGCTGCGTGATTGACCAGTACAACATGGGCTGGAAGAACTACTTGCTTCAGCGTGAGCAGGATGAGCACCGCCGCAAGCGTGAGCGTGCGAATGCGCAGAAGAAGGCGAATGCTCTGATGGAGCAGGCGAATAAGATGCGCGCGAAGGCGACGAAGGCTGTTGCTGCTCAGCAGATGATTAAGCGTGCTGAGAAGCTTCTGCGTGGCCTGGAGGAGGAGCGCCAGAGCGATAAGGTTGCGGCGATTCGCTTCCCGGATCCGGCGCCGTGCGGTAAGACGCCGCTCTCTGCGCAGGGTCTGTCGAAGTCCTATGGCTCTCTGGAGATTTTCACGGACGTTGATTTGGCAATTGACCGCGGTTCGCGCGTGGTGGTGCTGGGCCTGAACGGTGCCGGTAAGACCACTCTGCTGCGCATGCTGGCTGGTTCCACTCAGCCTGATACGGGTGAGGTCGTGTACGGTCACGGCGCGAAGCTGGGCTATTTTGCGCAGGAACACGAAATTCTTGATGGTGACCGCACTGTCTTTGAGAACATGAAGTCTGCCGCGCCGGATCTGGACGACACCCGCGTGCGCACGATTTTGGGTTCGTTCCTGTTCTCCGGTGATGATGTGGATAAGCCTGCCGGTGTGCTTTCCGGTGGTGAGAAGACCCGTCTGTCCTTGGCGACCCTGGTGGCGTCGAGTGCGAACGTGCTGCTGCTCGATGAGCCGACCAACAACCTGGACCCCGCCTCGCGTGAGGAGATTCTGAACGCGTTGAAGGCGTACCAGGGTGCCATTGTGATGGTTTCTCACGATGAGGGCGCCGTGGAGGCGCTGGATCCTGAGCGTGTGCTGCTTCTGCCGGATGCGGTGGAGGATTTGTGGTCGAAGGATTACCAGGATCTGATTTCGCTGGCGTAA
- the sufB gene encoding Fe-S cluster assembly protein SufB, translating to MTEKVGQNANDTVISEILEMNPELEGIGNYEYGWADSDEAGQVAKRGLDEDVVRDISAKKNEPQWMLDMRLKALKFFERKPMPTWGADLSEIDFDNIKYFVRSTEGQAASWEELPEDIRTTYERLGIPEAERNSLVAGVAAQYESEVVYHQIREDLEKQGVIFVDTDTGLREYPELFKEYFGSIIPIGDNKFSALNTAVWSGGSFVYVPPGVHVEIPLQAYFRINTENMGQFERTLIIADEGSYVHYIEGCTAPIYKSDSLHSAVVEIVLKKNARVRYTTIQNWSNNVYNLVTKRAVAHEGATMEWVDGNIGSKVTQKYPAVYMVGEHAKGETLSIAFAGEGQHQDTGSKMVHIAPNTSSTIVSKSVARNGGRSAYRGLVQVREGAKHSKSSVVCDALLVDTISRSDTYPYVDVREDDVTMGHEATVSRVSEDQLFYLMQRGLSEEEAMAMIVRGFVEPIARELPMEYALELNRLIELQMEGSVG from the coding sequence ATGACTGAGAAAGTTGGGCAGAACGCCAACGACACCGTCATTTCAGAGATCCTGGAGATGAACCCCGAACTCGAGGGCATTGGCAACTACGAGTACGGTTGGGCAGACTCCGACGAAGCAGGCCAGGTAGCAAAGCGCGGCCTGGACGAGGACGTCGTGCGCGACATCTCTGCGAAGAAGAACGAACCCCAGTGGATGCTGGATATGCGTCTGAAGGCGCTGAAGTTCTTCGAGCGTAAGCCCATGCCCACCTGGGGTGCGGATCTTTCCGAAATCGACTTCGACAACATCAAGTACTTCGTGCGTTCGACCGAGGGCCAGGCGGCTTCTTGGGAGGAACTGCCCGAGGACATCCGCACCACCTACGAGCGCCTGGGTATTCCCGAGGCGGAGCGTAACTCCCTCGTCGCGGGTGTGGCTGCACAGTACGAGTCTGAGGTCGTGTACCACCAGATCCGTGAGGACCTGGAGAAGCAGGGCGTGATCTTCGTCGACACCGACACCGGTCTGCGCGAATACCCCGAACTGTTCAAGGAATACTTCGGCTCCATCATTCCGATTGGTGACAACAAGTTCTCCGCACTGAACACCGCCGTATGGTCCGGTGGCTCCTTCGTGTACGTTCCCCCGGGAGTTCACGTGGAGATCCCGCTGCAGGCGTACTTCCGCATTAACACCGAGAACATGGGCCAGTTCGAACGCACCCTGATCATCGCGGACGAAGGCTCCTACGTTCACTACATTGAGGGCTGCACCGCCCCCATCTACAAGTCCGACTCCCTGCACTCCGCAGTGGTTGAGATTGTGCTGAAGAAGAACGCACGCGTTCGCTACACCACCATCCAGAACTGGTCGAACAACGTCTACAACCTGGTGACCAAGCGTGCGGTTGCGCACGAGGGCGCCACCATGGAATGGGTGGACGGCAACATCGGCTCCAAGGTCACCCAGAAGTACCCGGCTGTTTACATGGTCGGCGAGCACGCTAAGGGTGAGACCCTGTCCATCGCATTCGCGGGTGAGGGTCAGCACCAGGACACCGGCTCGAAGATGGTTCACATTGCACCGAACACCTCCTCGACCATTGTGTCCAAGTCCGTGGCACGTAACGGTGGCCGTAGCGCATACCGCGGCCTGGTTCAGGTTCGTGAGGGCGCTAAGCACTCCAAGTCCTCCGTGGTCTGTGACGCACTGCTGGTGGACACCATCTCCCGCTCCGACACCTACCCCTACGTGGATGTCCGCGAGGACGATGTAACCATGGGTCACGAGGCGACCGTTTCCCGCGTCTCCGAGGACCAGCTGTTCTACCTGATGCAGCGCGGCCTGAGCGAAGAAGAAGCAATGGCGATGATCGTCCGCGGCTTCGTTGAGCCTATCGCCCGCGAGCTGCCGATGGAGTACGCACTCGAACTGAACCGCCTGATCGAACTTCAGATGGAAGGATCTGTGGGCTAA
- a CDS encoding energy-coupling factor transporter transmembrane protein EcfT: protein MGANTPRVNPRPASQGSDFNPGTLLVGFYQPLNTPVHRAPLWLKGTLFFGLFLLLAVTGWQVALVALVASTLCALWAGVPASQLWLVVRTLSLLLLIMVAYYVFTGQYASGADAIATMLTAFYASRTLLVSTPLPVLIDGFVKLCSPLRFVGLSPERLGLLIALMVRSIPALMDRWGALRRAAVARNLPKRMYWRLLIPWVVQAVDYATATARALRARHVDELK from the coding sequence ATGGGCGCTAACACGCCGCGCGTGAACCCTCGTCCCGCCTCCCAGGGCTCGGATTTCAACCCCGGTACCCTGCTGGTGGGTTTCTACCAGCCGTTGAACACGCCGGTGCATCGGGCGCCGCTGTGGCTCAAGGGCACGCTCTTCTTTGGGCTGTTCCTGCTGTTGGCGGTGACCGGCTGGCAGGTGGCGCTGGTGGCTTTGGTCGCATCCACGCTCTGCGCGTTGTGGGCCGGTGTGCCTGCTTCCCAGCTGTGGCTGGTGGTTCGCACGCTGTCTCTGCTGCTACTGATCATGGTCGCCTACTATGTGTTTACGGGGCAGTACGCCTCCGGCGCGGATGCTATCGCGACCATGCTGACGGCTTTCTACGCTTCCCGTACCCTGTTGGTGAGCACTCCCCTGCCGGTTCTGATTGACGGCTTTGTGAAGCTGTGTTCGCCGCTGCGTTTCGTGGGTCTTTCTCCCGAGCGTCTGGGTCTGCTGATTGCGTTGATGGTCCGGTCGATTCCGGCGCTCATGGACCGTTGGGGTGCGTTGCGCAGGGCGGCGGTGGCGCGTAATCTGCCCAAGCGCATGTATTGGCGGTTGCTGATTCCGTGGGTGGTGCAGGCGGTTGATTACGCGACGGCGACCGCTCGTGCTTTGCGGGCACGACACGTGGACGAGCTGAAATAG
- a CDS encoding helix-turn-helix transcriptional regulator: MYSVNKTPQRVSTNEAQTRNGTRTAASGSTGASSTKSSAARTSKRKAEAEERTRDRVLREVLNNGPVSAATLGELLSLTPAAVRRHLDALESNNMIEVAPIKKHGAGAGRPARRYVIAPQGHERLGNDYLIIAREALQMLRDTVGQEALEAFASARAAEMEARYRPVVEAAGDDVAARAQALAEAMSKDGFVATAQVTAPPAGRTVPEHFLASIQLCQGHCPVRDLAGDFQVFCEQETGIISDLLGVDVRRLSTMASGAHVCTTHVPLNRVTAESEKNAEESAGKPSEEPSA; encoded by the coding sequence CGAGGCGCAGACCCGAAACGGCACCCGAACCGCCGCCTCGGGCTCTACTGGTGCTTCCAGTACAAAGTCCTCCGCGGCACGCACATCCAAGCGCAAAGCCGAGGCAGAAGAACGCACCAGGGACCGCGTCCTGCGTGAAGTCCTCAACAACGGCCCCGTATCCGCAGCAACCCTCGGTGAACTCCTCAGCCTCACCCCCGCAGCGGTACGCCGCCACCTCGACGCCCTCGAATCCAACAACATGATCGAGGTCGCGCCCATCAAAAAGCACGGCGCCGGAGCCGGACGACCCGCCCGCCGCTACGTGATCGCCCCCCAGGGCCACGAACGCCTCGGCAACGACTACCTCATCATCGCCCGAGAAGCCCTGCAAATGCTCCGCGACACGGTCGGCCAGGAAGCCCTCGAAGCTTTCGCCTCCGCCCGCGCCGCAGAAATGGAAGCCCGCTACCGACCCGTCGTAGAAGCCGCCGGTGACGATGTGGCAGCCCGAGCGCAGGCGCTCGCAGAGGCAATGAGCAAGGACGGTTTCGTGGCGACCGCGCAGGTCACCGCTCCTCCTGCAGGACGAACGGTTCCCGAGCATTTCCTGGCAAGTATTCAGCTCTGTCAGGGTCACTGCCCGGTACGCGACCTCGCTGGAGACTTCCAAGTGTTCTGCGAGCAGGAAACCGGGATTATTTCTGACCTGCTCGGCGTTGATGTCCGTAGGCTTTCAACCATGGCTTCGGGTGCTCACGTGTGTACCACGCACGTGCCCCTGAACCGTGTCACCGCCGAGAGTGAGAAGAACGCAGAAGAATCCGCAGGGAAACCTTCGGAGGAACCTTCCGCGTAA
- a CDS encoding biotin transporter BioY, with product MTDSVRESAQATPASQAPRRNVAAKTSLATDLSLIAVFAGFIAALAIMPAVSLGGVAVPFTFQTLGIYITAQVLGGKRATASVALYLLVGFAGLPIFAKGGAGLGTLASPSAGYLLGFLPFAAIAGTLAYLFTRNTRSVGATFLMALLANFCGFVVLTACGIAGMMVNAHMTFDAAFSAAMVFVPWDLVKSTIAVLVGLSVRRAFPSLASTQR from the coding sequence ATGACCGATTCCGTGCGCGAATCAGCCCAGGCAACCCCGGCATCCCAGGCACCGCGCCGTAACGTAGCGGCAAAGACCTCGCTCGCCACCGACCTCTCCCTCATCGCAGTGTTCGCGGGCTTCATCGCCGCGCTCGCCATCATGCCCGCCGTCAGCTTGGGTGGCGTTGCGGTTCCCTTCACCTTCCAGACCCTCGGCATTTACATCACCGCTCAGGTGCTCGGCGGCAAGCGCGCCACCGCCTCCGTGGCACTGTACCTGCTGGTTGGTTTCGCGGGCCTGCCCATCTTCGCTAAGGGCGGCGCCGGCCTGGGTACGCTCGCCTCCCCGAGTGCCGGCTACCTGCTCGGCTTCTTGCCCTTCGCCGCTATTGCCGGTACCCTCGCCTACCTGTTCACCCGCAACACCCGTTCGGTGGGTGCGACCTTCCTCATGGCTCTGCTTGCGAACTTCTGCGGTTTTGTTGTTCTGACCGCCTGCGGTATCGCCGGTATGATGGTGAACGCCCACATGACTTTTGACGCCGCATTCAGTGCGGCAATGGTATTCGTTCCCTGGGATTTGGTGAAGTCCACGATCGCGGTTCTGGTTGGTTTGTCGGTACGCCGCGCCTTCCCGTCCCTGGCTTCTACCCAGCGTTAA
- a CDS encoding energy-coupling factor ABC transporter ATP-binding protein — MFFRRSTRQPAPQQVQGEQAVSASTSMPALELESVSVFTELPEGGHRRILKDVSLRFTAKRTAVLGLNGSGKSTLLGLFNGLTHPDEGIVRVNGVDTLEAPSRSSKGAGARGNSQGAFEGVGMLFAQPEAQLIMPTVAEDIDLSLRRAAAVEGSALSDDQRRERIRELLRERGLERLEDQSVFTLSGGEKQLVALTSVLAARPQILLLDEPTTLLDLRNRARLLKHLESLDQMLVLSTHDLDLAASCDEAVIIHDGRLLAQGDAAQLVQQYRTWCAEGFPNEGATEGLDSSGGVHGR, encoded by the coding sequence ATGTTTTTTCGCCGCTCCACGCGCCAGCCTGCACCACAGCAGGTACAGGGCGAACAGGCGGTGAGCGCCTCTACCAGCATGCCCGCCCTTGAGCTTGAATCGGTGAGTGTTTTCACCGAGCTGCCCGAAGGCGGGCATCGCCGTATCCTCAAGGATGTGAGCCTGCGGTTCACGGCGAAGCGCACCGCGGTGCTCGGTCTGAACGGTAGCGGCAAGTCCACCCTACTGGGGCTTTTCAATGGGCTCACCCACCCGGATGAAGGTATTGTGCGCGTGAACGGTGTCGACACCCTGGAGGCGCCGAGCCGCAGCTCGAAGGGTGCGGGTGCTCGCGGTAATTCGCAGGGCGCTTTTGAGGGTGTGGGCATGCTCTTCGCCCAGCCGGAGGCGCAGCTGATTATGCCCACCGTTGCCGAGGATATTGACCTGAGCCTGCGCCGTGCCGCTGCCGTTGAAGGTAGTGCCCTCAGCGATGATCAGCGCCGCGAACGGATTCGTGAGCTGCTCCGTGAACGCGGCCTCGAACGTCTGGAGGACCAGAGCGTTTTCACCCTCTCAGGAGGCGAAAAGCAGCTGGTCGCTCTCACCAGCGTGCTGGCGGCGCGCCCGCAGATTCTTCTGCTCGATGAGCCGACTACCCTACTGGATTTGCGCAATCGCGCGCGGCTACTGAAGCATTTGGAGTCGCTGGATCAGATGCTGGTGCTCAGCACGCACGACCTGGATTTGGCGGCATCCTGCGATGAAGCCGTGATCATTCATGACGGCCGTTTGCTCGCTCAGGGGGACGCGGCGCAGCTGGTGCAACAGTACCGCACGTGGTGTGCCGAGGGGTTCCCCAACGAGGGCGCTACCGAAGGCCTGGATTCGTCAGGAGGCGTGCATGGGCGCTAA
- a CDS encoding DUF4253 domain-containing protein, whose amino-acid sequence MAELYERFVALYPYPHERIRHGAPRAELNRRYLEHLYEGKNRGTTPIVVALDPTLLGTIENNVSLRTSTPVQNITADTVERYAHDLITDHHYYLDQVGVEVAAHEAFRHLNESTYLQTYRLLMENGELGEDDIAMPLKAEYPFELTAGIINEKVKATDIDSAAELLIMDLPLWDASGVFAYLPFGGWDSSPSPEAMLSIARYWFERDDAYPAVIASDFIEFYTPVPVTTRRDAEILAVEHTMVSSAMPVRVYRGFDKLVEALYGQHDWYLWWEQLPAALLIETP is encoded by the coding sequence ATGGCAGAGCTCTATGAGCGCTTCGTCGCCTTGTATCCCTACCCACACGAGCGAATCCGCCACGGCGCCCCACGAGCCGAACTTAACCGGCGATACCTCGAACACCTTTACGAGGGCAAGAACCGGGGAACAACCCCCATCGTGGTTGCCCTCGACCCGACCCTGCTCGGAACCATTGAGAATAACGTCTCCCTGCGTACTTCAACGCCCGTGCAGAACATCACCGCTGACACCGTCGAGCGGTATGCACACGACCTCATCACCGACCATCACTATTACCTGGATCAAGTCGGTGTAGAAGTTGCCGCGCACGAGGCGTTCCGGCACCTGAACGAGAGCACCTACCTGCAGACCTACCGCCTCCTCATGGAAAACGGCGAACTCGGTGAAGACGATATCGCTATGCCGCTGAAAGCGGAGTACCCCTTCGAACTGACCGCGGGCATCATCAATGAGAAGGTCAAAGCCACCGACATTGACAGCGCCGCGGAACTGCTCATCATGGACCTGCCGCTGTGGGATGCTTCCGGGGTGTTCGCATACCTGCCTTTCGGTGGGTGGGACTCCAGCCCCAGCCCCGAGGCGATGCTGTCCATTGCCCGCTACTGGTTTGAACGCGATGACGCCTACCCGGCTGTTATTGCCTCGGACTTTATCGAGTTCTACACGCCTGTACCGGTCACGACCCGCCGCGACGCAGAGATCCTGGCGGTTGAGCATACGATGGTTTCCTCGGCGATGCCGGTGCGTGTCTACCGCGGCTTCGACAAGCTTGTGGAGGCGCTCTACGGCCAGCACGACTGGTACCTGTGGTGGGAGCAGCTCCCGGCAGCGCTCCTCATTGAAACGCCCTAA
- a CDS encoding metal-sulfur cluster assembly factor produces the protein MTETVQGRVPQEEIEEALKEVIDPELGVNIVDLGLLYGLRWDEDGTLILDLTLTTAACPLQEVIEEQVQSNLDNLVDSWRVNWVWMPPWGPERITEDGRDMMRALGFNI, from the coding sequence ATGACTGAGACTGTGCAGGGTCGTGTTCCTCAGGAAGAGATTGAGGAAGCCCTCAAGGAGGTCATTGACCCGGAGCTCGGCGTCAATATTGTTGACCTCGGTCTGCTCTACGGTCTGCGCTGGGATGAGGATGGAACCCTCATTCTGGACCTGACTCTGACCACTGCGGCGTGCCCGCTGCAGGAGGTTATTGAGGAGCAGGTTCAGAGCAACCTGGATAACCTGGTTGATTCTTGGCGTGTGAACTGGGTTTGGATGCCGCCGTGGGGCCCGGAGCGTATTACTGAGGACGGCCGCGATATGATGCGCGCGCTGGGCTTCAACATCTAA
- the sufD gene encoding Fe-S cluster assembly protein SufD produces MPTNEETLGYHSPIIPGMDQEGEKLATEFAHDDTLMRATEAHHQGSNPNNVQKVLEASRAERKTSYNVEDFAPLTGREEDWRFTPLKRLGGLHLEKLTGTAPAPKITAPEQVQVETVSREDARIGSAGIPEDRVAANAWSSFTEATVVTIPAEAELAEHVEIDITGTGNEAAAQHIVIEAKPFSKAVVVLRHTGSTVLAQNVEFVVNDEAELNVVSVQQWADDAIHTSAHYAKLGRNARFKHVVVSLGGDLVRVTPSTKFTAPGAETEMYGLYFVDAGQHIESRLFVDHSVPNCKSRVTYKGALQGKGAHSVWVGDVLIGKDAEGTDTYELNRNLLLEVGPRADSVPNLEIETGLIEGAGHASTTGQLDEQHLWYLQARGIPEAEARRLVVRGFLNEIIQQIRVPELEEQLTEALEAELALSNN; encoded by the coding sequence ATGCCGACCAACGAAGAAACCCTGGGTTACCACTCCCCGATCATCCCCGGCATGGACCAGGAGGGCGAGAAGCTCGCCACCGAGTTCGCCCACGATGACACCCTGATGCGCGCCACCGAGGCACACCACCAGGGCTCCAACCCGAACAACGTCCAGAAGGTACTCGAAGCATCCCGTGCAGAGCGTAAGACCTCCTACAACGTGGAAGACTTCGCACCCCTGACCGGTCGTGAAGAGGACTGGCGCTTCACCCCGCTGAAGCGTCTGGGCGGCCTGCACCTGGAGAAGCTGACCGGCACCGCACCGGCACCGAAGATCACTGCACCCGAGCAGGTTCAGGTTGAGACTGTCTCTCGCGAGGATGCACGCATCGGCTCCGCAGGTATCCCCGAGGACCGTGTGGCAGCGAACGCGTGGTCCAGCTTCACCGAAGCAACCGTGGTGACCATCCCCGCCGAAGCTGAACTGGCTGAGCACGTGGAAATCGACATCACCGGCACTGGCAACGAGGCTGCCGCACAGCACATCGTGATTGAGGCTAAGCCCTTCTCGAAGGCTGTCGTGGTTCTGCGCCACACCGGCTCCACCGTCCTGGCACAGAACGTTGAGTTCGTGGTGAACGACGAGGCTGAGCTGAACGTTGTTTCCGTGCAGCAGTGGGCTGACGACGCGATCCACACCTCCGCACACTACGCTAAGCTGGGCCGCAATGCACGCTTCAAGCACGTTGTGGTGTCCCTCGGCGGCGACCTGGTGCGCGTGACCCCCTCCACCAAGTTCACCGCTCCCGGCGCTGAGACTGAAATGTACGGCCTGTACTTCGTAGACGCAGGTCAGCACATTGAGTCCCGCCTGTTCGTGGACCACTCCGTACCCAACTGCAAGTCCCGCGTGACCTACAAGGGCGCGCTGCAGGGTAAGGGTGCGCACTCCGTATGGGTTGGTGACGTTCTGATTGGTAAGGATGCAGAAGGCACCGACACCTACGAGCTGAACCGTAACCTGCTGTTGGAAGTTGGCCCCCGCGCCGACTCCGTGCCGAACCTGGAGATTGAGACCGGCCTGATTGAGGGCGCCGGCCACGCATCCACCACCGGCCAGCTCGATGAGCAGCACCTGTGGTACCTGCAGGCTCGCGGTATTCCGGAGGCTGAGGCACGCCGTCTGGTCGTGCGCGGCTTCCTGAACGAGATCATTCAGCAGATTCGTGTTCCCGAACTTGAAGAGCAGCTCACCGAGGCCCTTGAGGCAGAGCTCGCCCTCAGCAACAACTAA
- a CDS encoding Ltp family lipoprotein, translated as MAQKIIAADGSVYVKKKPFYLRWWFITLVILVLLGGCASMMGGGSKSSTTVSAPSSSAAADSAATDAPAAAADSSAAESNAKQSDSVPSEYKSALKKAESYSRTMHMSKQRIYDQLTSEFEKFSPEAAQYAVDNMKADWNANALESAKSYQKTMNMSPEAIRSQLTSSFEGFTEEEADYAVSHLN; from the coding sequence ATGGCACAAAAGATTATTGCCGCTGACGGTTCTGTCTACGTTAAGAAGAAGCCTTTTTATCTCCGTTGGTGGTTTATCACTCTCGTTATTCTTGTTCTTCTTGGTGGTTGCGCTTCGATGATGGGCGGCGGCTCTAAGAGCTCCACCACGGTAAGCGCTCCCTCATCTTCTGCCGCTGCTGACTCAGCTGCCACGGATGCTCCTGCCGCTGCAGCAGACTCCTCTGCGGCAGAGTCTAATGCAAAGCAGAGCGATAGTGTACCGAGTGAGTACAAGTCGGCATTGAAGAAGGCCGAATCGTACTCGCGCACCATGCACATGTCCAAGCAGCGTATCTACGACCAGCTCACCAGCGAATTCGAAAAGTTCTCTCCTGAGGCTGCTCAGTACGCTGTAGACAATATGAAGGCTGACTGGAACGCGAATGCCCTGGAGAGCGCAAAGAGCTACCAGAAGACTATGAACATGTCTCCTGAAGCAATCCGCTCTCAGTTGACTTCTTCTTTTGAAGGTTTCACTGAGGAAGAAGCTGATTACGCAGTCTCTCACCTGAACTAA